The segment GGGCGGAGGTAGAATCGATGGATCGAAGATGGGAAGGTTTGGGCACGCGGGTCAGGTCCAGTCTCCGCCCTCTTCTCTACACTAATTTCGGGAGGAGCGCTGTCTCATCGGATGTTGGCACAGAGGGATCCTGCCCCCGATGTCCGTGGACGAGGCGCTCGAAGTCACGAGCATCCACTCCGTCGCGGGATTGCTCAATTCGGAGCAGGGGCTCGCTACGAATCGACCGTTTCGCGCGCCACATCATTCGGTGGCTCCGGCAGGACTTGTCGGCGGGGGAGAGCCCGTGCGTCCCGGGGAGGTGTCCCAAGCCCACGGCGGCGTCTTGTTCCTCGACGAACTGCCGGAATTCCGTCGGAGTTCGCTCGCTCTGCTGGAGACAACGCTCGCCCAAGGGGAAGCGGTCGTCATCCGGGGCCAGAACCGCACGGTCTTTCCTGCGCGTCCTCTCCTGGTGCTGGCGACGCACGCGTGCCCGTGCGGGTTCTACGGGGACGCAAAACGGCGGTGCACATGTTCGGTCGAGCAAATCCGGCGTCATCGGGAGCGAGTGCGTGGGCCGCTGTTCGAGCAAGTCGACATGCAGATCGTGGTGCCGCCTGTCGACGTCGCGCAGCTCGGGGGCAAGGCGAAGGGCGAAAACAGCGAGACGGTGCGGAATCGGGTAGTTGCAGCACGAACGATTCAGCATGCGCGCGCGGCGCGGCAGAAGGTCGCCTCTTCGCTCAACACCGCGTTGAATGACCGCGAGCTCGAGCGCATAGCCGCGCCTGATGCGCAGGGCAAGCGGACCCTGGAGCAGGCCGTCGAGCGTCTCGGGCTGTCGGCCAGCCTCCGGACCAAGGTGCTCCGTGTGGCCCGAACGATCGCTGATCTCGACGGGAGCGAGGTCATTCGCGCACCGCACGTCGCGGAGGCCGTTCTCCTCGCTCCTGTCTTCGCGCGTGGCTGACCAATCTCCCGAGCTCGGACGTGCCGCCGCGAGCGGCTCCCGAGGCCAGTAACGCGCGCCTGCTCGAGAGGGCGCGCTTCTTTGGACCAACCATCATGCAACAGAACAACGGCGCCCTCCGCGGCGCTCTGCAGGCCATCGAGAAACAGTACGGCAAGGGTGCCATCATGAGCCTCGGGGACGACAATCCGGATCGCGGCGTGCGCGTCTTGCCCACGGGCTCGCTCGCGCTCGATGCCGCTCTCGGGATCGGAGGCTACCCGCGCGGCAGGATCGTGGAGATCTACGGGCCCGAGTCGTCGGGCAAGACCACGCTCACCCTGCACGCGCTCTACGAGGCGCAGAAGGCGAAGGGCATTGCGGCGTTCATCGATGCCGAGCACGCGTTCGATCCGAACTATGCGCGCAACATCGGCGTCGACGTCAACCGCCTGCTCGTCTCGCAGCCGGACAACGGCGAGCAGGCCCTCGAGATCGTCGAGACGCTGACCCGCTCCGGCGCGGTCGACGTCATCGTCATCGACTCGGTCGCGGCTTTGACACCGAAGGCCGAAATCGAGGGCGATATGGGCGACGCGCACATGGGCCTCCAGGGGCGGCTCATGAGCCAGGCCCTGCGCAAGCTCACGGCGATCGCGTACCGGACCGAGACGCTGCTCATCTTCATCAACCAACTCCGGCACAAGATCGGCGTCGTCTTCGGCAGCCCCGAGACGACCACGGGAGGCAATGCACTCAAGTTCTACGCGAGCGTGCGGCTCGATGTCCGGCGGATCGGGGCGCTCAAGGTCGGCGAGGAGGTGCTGGGCTCGAAGACTCGCGTGAAGGTGGTGAAGAACAAGTGCGCGCCGCCGTTCCGGGAGGCGGAATTCGACATCCGCTGGGGAACGGGGATCGACGCGGCCGGGGACCTGCTCGACTTCGCCGTCGCTCACGGGATCATCGAGAAGAGCGGCGCGTACTTGTCCTTCCGCGGGGAGACGCTCGGTCAGGGCCGGGAAAAGGCGCGCGAGGCGATCAAGGGGCCGCTGGGCGCGGCGATCCGGAGCGCCATCGAGCACTCCCTCGCGCAGCGGTCGGCCGCGGAGTAGTTGAGGGGCCTGTGCGGACGCCTGTGCGTCATCACGCGGGCACGAAGAAGTAGAGATCAGCGCGTCGTCGGAGTCGCCGAGGAAACTCGCAGGACTTCTGACGCGCGCCCAGCTCTCTCGGAGGGTTCATGTTCACGGAGAAGCAGCCGGGGGCCAAGCGGGTCGCTCTCGTGGGCTGTTCGGCTCTGAAGAACAAGAAACCGGCTCCCGCGAAGGACTTCTATACATCGGCGCTCTTTCGCGCCGCCTACGCGTACGCCGAGAAGACGTGCGACGTGGTGGTCATCGTCTCC is part of the Polyangium spumosum genome and harbors:
- a CDS encoding ATP-binding protein, producing MPPMSVDEALEVTSIHSVAGLLNSEQGLATNRPFRAPHHSVAPAGLVGGGEPVRPGEVSQAHGGVLFLDELPEFRRSSLALLETTLAQGEAVVIRGQNRTVFPARPLLVLATHACPCGFYGDAKRRCTCSVEQIRRHRERVRGPLFEQVDMQIVVPPVDVAQLGGKAKGENSETVRNRVVAARTIQHARAARQKVASSLNTALNDRELERIAAPDAQGKRTLEQAVERLGLSASLRTKVLRVARTIADLDGSEVIRAPHVAEAVLLAPVFARG
- the recA gene encoding recombinase RecA, with protein sequence MMQQNNGALRGALQAIEKQYGKGAIMSLGDDNPDRGVRVLPTGSLALDAALGIGGYPRGRIVEIYGPESSGKTTLTLHALYEAQKAKGIAAFIDAEHAFDPNYARNIGVDVNRLLVSQPDNGEQALEIVETLTRSGAVDVIVIDSVAALTPKAEIEGDMGDAHMGLQGRLMSQALRKLTAIAYRTETLLIFINQLRHKIGVVFGSPETTTGGNALKFYASVRLDVRRIGALKVGEEVLGSKTRVKVVKNKCAPPFREAEFDIRWGTGIDAAGDLLDFAVAHGIIEKSGAYLSFRGETLGQGREKAREAIKGPLGAAIRSAIEHSLAQRSAAE